The Anopheles maculipalpis chromosome 3RL, idAnoMacuDA_375_x, whole genome shotgun sequence genomic sequence TCTTATTTATGGCTTCAAAAAGGTTTGAACTCTAAGCAGAAGAGATTCCTCAACGTGATCTGAACGAGTAGAAGTGGAGACCCTTTGCCTATTTGTGACTCGGACTGTATAACTTTTGGAAAATGTATTCAATATCCTTCACGATCGCCGTTCTTTGTACGGGCATCGTTTTAATCTATGTAACCGACACCGGGCCGATTTGTCAATGAAGAAGAGTACGCACGTTACTACGTCGCTTTACTATTTACAAATCAAAATCGATCCACAAACTGCAACTTCCTTCCATCCCGGGGTCCTTTCATGGCGAACAAGTTGGATTTAAATTAGATACGTTCGAGCCATGTTGGATGGGTTGACGCATGGAATATGGGACAGGTAAAACGGGAGTAATATCCGGTGGCAAAACCACAATGGTGTAGGAATCACCATTTGCTCCTAACCTAGCACCAACTCGATTATCATACACAGCTACTAAAATATGGATTATACTTGTAGCGCAATCCGGGCACCGCCGTGTACCGTGCCAGTAGCGAAGCAATCATGCGTCCGATATCTCGAGATGTAGAGCTTACCAGCTGAACATAAGCCGTCTGTTTCAGCTTCATTGCACCAATAGACGGCAGGCAGGAGTAGGTTTcttcataaataaattaacaaataaacaaGATCGTAACCGTAACAATAACACGGCACAATAGCTCTCGGACTCGAAGTCCGAGTCATTTCATTGTTGTCTGGCCCGGAGGGTCCTGTTCCTGTGCTCGCGACTCTGCTTCCTTCCAACATCCGGAGCCGTAATCTGGAACACAACACCACACCAAGGTGGCCGATGATTCAATTTCCCCCTCCCCTGGTTGGCCCTGGTAGACTTTCACACCCCGACGCTCCGACACCAGATTCTCGATTCGCATATTTATGAGGAGAAATGGTGACCCGTGAAGAGGCAGTGGTTGGTGGAGGGTACTCGCGAGCCATTGGCATGACATGCGGACACAGCATACGGCGCGTGGGTTAACAGACGAGTGATCAGTGTTCCAGCAAGACAACTGGCTTGCTAGCTGGCGCTACAAGTCGTCAGATGGATGCCcttcaaaaaaaacctcacacaGTGTGTAGAGTACGGGCCATGGGTCGCGATTCTCGTGCTCCACCTAAACTTGACACCTCCTAGTTAATGGTAATGGGACCGATTCTTTATCCGCATAGCACCGTGTACAAACACGAACCGAGTCCGGTTAATAATATCCTCAGCTCGGGATACTGGTTCTGGGTTACAAATTTTGATAGCTTCCGATATGTGGCTctactcactcacacacatatacaacgTGTCTCATCATAATTCCTTTCCCCGATACCCCCGAGGTTCGACTGGGTAATAAAGTTGTCTACGGCGTGATCTTGCGAAGAAAAATGCGTTTGCAAAATTTTTATCCCCAAGATATGCGGTTGGCACGAGCACATTCTGCGTCGTCAGATCGCGTACGTCACCCTAGGGGAGGGCAGCCGGGCGAGATATAGTGGGTAATCTGATTgccataaaattttcaaatgattGCACAAAGGACATAATCTCCCGCCGTGCTCTGGAGTACCCCGTGTTACCGGGACAATAAAACTGGTCCATTTATTTCGCTTTAATAAAGTGAACTGTGAGATTTTTGCTCCGTCGATCATAATTCACTCGATCGCTCATATGCACGCAAGGGTGTCCTACCGAAGGCACCTTACTCGGTTCGAGTTGAAACCAGTTCCTGCCAGACTTCCAGACAGAGATTGATTCGTTACCAACAGGAACAGTTTCGCTCCAGATGTTTGGTCTAATTAACTCCGGGCTATCGCCTTGCAGTTGATCCTCGATCACACACACTGGACTCATAATTATCTTCAACTCACGAAAGATGACTTTCTCACGACTCATCCTATCCAGCAAATGGATTCTTGCGCCCATCAGTCGAATCTTCCTCGTTCTAATGATCATCACCTCATCAAGCTCATCGACGGTTTCGTTTAGTCTGGTGTGCAGTAGCCGGTAACTCCTTCTTCCCAGATCCACCGTACCGTATGGCAGCAACCATGCAGACGATTGGAGAAGAAACCGTCCACAGCACGATGCATAAATCACGCCGCTAACTGGAAAAcgattaataaaaattaattacccCAGTGCGATAATTCACGCCATTCTATCTTAGTGGCGTGAGGCGTTCGGAAAAACTGGCCCCTCGAACGGCATACACTCACGCGCACCCGGGAAAAGTGCGGAAACGTGTCTGACGCGTCGATTACGCGCACACGAACGTCCGCGCACGCCTTTTGCTTTTGGTGAATTATGGAGAAaaaggcgcgcgcgcgccggTGAGTACCGTTTCCTTCCCCAATATGGCTGTGATGTACAGCATAGCGTGATTTATGGGATATCGGTCGGTCGGGTGGCCGAAATCGACGTGCGCTGGATGGTAGTGCATTGAGCGCCTCACCATACATCAACCGCCACAGCCTATAAAGAATAATGGAACGAAGCGTTGTAGCACTATGTTTAGAATTTGACACTTTATCACGTCGTTTATCCAGTGGTAGTACTTCCACAGTTTCCGCTTTCATGTGTCGTGTTTCTTCTTTCTAGCACAAGAGAGCTTCCTTTCAGAGAAGAGACAAACTCGTGCCAAAAAAGGGTGTGCAGTGAATGTGACTTTGAGAACAGCTGGCGGTCGCGCCACCAATGGACTAAGTTATCTCATTAACTGAAATGCGGCTAATCAGCTCATATTAACGATTGTAGATTTGTTCAagtgttttgcttcattttcaacAGGATATAGTTTAGGAAGCAGAAGGAACAATGGGAGAAATTATGTAGGGGCGGCAAACATGATTGTGCTAACTACCGAGCCATATCACGTCTATATGTTATAAGAAACTGTGGAGAGATGATTACTGGTCTCGCATACTTGGACTTCTTGCTAGagattttgttgaaaaaccTACCACTAATCCTCTAAAAAAGTGTCACAAGAAGCGCGAGCCTCGAAATCCGGACCAGAGCTATCCATTTCTttatcttcactgatagcatTGATATGTTCAAATCTAAACAAATTCCAGGAGTACGACAATACGAAAACGTGCCATCATATttgattataaataaaattaattccagAAGCACACTTTTCTGGGAAATTGTGCCTACTGTAAGCTTCTCATTGTGGCGGACCCTTAGGCCTTTGACGGTAAATTTTCGGACCGCCACTCTTAggatcgattttccaccgtaCACAACATGATTGTTAAGACGATGTGGTCTCTTCTATAACAAGAAGTCGGAGCAACGAGATTCCTTGTTAGACGAAGTTTCTTTATAGGACTTGAAAAAGTCTCTCGGTATGCGAGACGCCAGATGTCCAAACCACTTATACAACTAGGTCTTCTGGTAGGACTCTCTGTAGACGAGCCTTGGACGACAAAGACCCCTGGATTTCGAGGTCTGTTGGTAGAAAAGGTCCTTAGCATGACAAAATTAATAACGGCTAGTAGTCCTGGTACTTTAGAAAACAAGGTGGGCGGGATTGGAAACTCTCGGTGGTATTCTCTTGGTAGATGAAGACTCTATGACATTAAAGATATCTCAATTTTTGGGAGATGAAATATCTTGGAAGACCAAGTACCTTGGACGACGAGGTTTTCGGGACAATTAGTGATCAAATCTGCACGATCCCCTGAACTATAAGcatgccaaaaaagaaaaagaagcttaTGTGTTTTATCTAGGCGCACGCcttcaattaattaattaagttaaacttttgatttattgagtttttttttggtttccttttttgcgctAAGTACGAGCgtctaaaattttaatttttcttctctcttcccCTTGCTTCCTTCGGCAACACACGTCACACTGCTAATACAGTTTGtatggcttttttgttttacctttttttggtttcttaacatcaaaatgtattttttgatAACTTACATTATGCGATCTAAAAATTGCTCCTAATTTGCCcgcttttgtttccatttctttttgcttttttgttttatcacgCAGCATGTTCTTTTGAATGTGTGTTATGTCTCCTCCTTCACACGTGCTTCCGCTAATgagtgcaaaagaaaagggaagagTAGAGAATTTATCCACCTTCGGTCAAGAAGttttatgttaattttttcttgCCTTATCCTTAGCATGCTCCTttgcaatttgaattttaaaactgtTCCTACTTACAAACTATGCGTTTTAAGAGttgcttttcttcattttgttctattttgtttCTAATTAGAGTTTGTCTTAGCTCCTATTTTGCTACCCTTAgttgggaaaaaaggggatcAATAAATAGGAATAACTATCGTCTCTAGCTTGCCTATTTCGCTGACGCTTCGTAGCGTAAGACCAACCAGACCACCTACCAGCGACATGCTAGCACCTTAATCTAATATTTTGTATCCCTTTTTTGGTATTGCTCCTGTTTTCCTGGTGTCTCGTTTACCTCGCAAAAGTGACGCTTCTGTTCTGTAACTGTTTAAGCCGAAGAAGTAGAATTAATTGTAAAATGCATGTGTACGCTGCTTCTTTCCTTTTGCACAAATTGTAAACGCGTTTCCCGCGTTTAGTAATGTAATTTCCTTTTCCGTTCTGTCCGCGTTTTAAGGCAATATTGACTTACTTCATAATGTTTAACCTGATAAGCCTATGAACcattgaacaaaaatatttcctaaATGGCTCACAACTAATAAAGCTAATAGTAACAATGAGGAAAAAGCAACTTCAAACCTCTAAATAATACATTATTGTGCAGTGTGCAGCTATTGTCTGTAACAAATTTTACCTTTCCCTAAACGATTGCAACTAACGGAATGGGAAACAAGACTTAAAAGTGTGcaagtagagagagagagagagagagagagagtagtGTTACGAATTACAAAATCTCCTTTTCTCGGCTCCATCACACTTAAGTTTCCACCAGCACGTGCGTGAACAGGTTGTGCAGCTTGAAGCCGACCTGCTTGTAAACGAGCGAATTCAATCCGTCCGTGTGGTACCGGAGCTTGCCATTCTTCAGGAATGCTACCCGATCCTTGTTCGGTGCTTCTGGCCGATGCTTCAACATCGAGTACTGGCTGTAGGACGGACTGAAGCGACATATTTCGATCTGCTTGTTCTGCAGCCTCCCGTACAGATCGTCATCCTCACCGCCCCATCCACTGAACATGTTCGACATGCCGTTAATGTTCAGGAAGACGCTCGATTCGATTGCTACCGCTCCACCGAACAGTCCCCGGTAGGGTAGATTGTACCGGAACACATCCAGACTCGAGCACATGTGGCGTGGCTTTCGGGAGCACGCGTACAGATGGCCAAGGTTCATCGGCATCAGATCAACGTCGTGCAGTACCAGACAGGGATAGTCTAGGCCCATCGCGATCAGCGCCCCGATATTGAACAGTTTGGCCCGATTGAACGGCTTCGGATCGTACTGCTCAATCACAAAGATCCGGTAGTGAATCCGTTGCCGACGTAAATAGTTGTGCATGTAGATAAGGAACTGATTTAGCTGCCTTTCCCGCTGCCGGTACGGTATGATAATAGCTGTGCTAAAGCTGGGCAGACAATCTTCCGGATAGTATTCACCGCCGAGCCGGACATTGTTGTTAATGATGTCCTCGGTGTACGGTGGCCGGTAAAGGGACAGATTTTCCTCGATAACCTCACTGTAATCGCACCGCAACCCGTTCCGCATCAGTGAGAtgtttttggtcgttttgcGTATCAGCTGATCGTAGATGTTTTCACCCTCGATGTAATCGTACAGGCTGGCGAACCGTCCAGGCCACAGGAAGtacaccatcagcagcaggtaGGCGGCGTACGCGTACACACCATTGGACAGCCGGAACGTTATCATGGTGTGCGATTGGGCACTTGGGGGACGGTTTCAACTTTGTACGGTCCGCTTACGAAAGGCCACCTTTTGGTTGTCTATCGCTCTATATGCACACTTTGGATGGATGTTTACGGCACCGAAAAATCAGTTAACTTCAGATAATCGGGACCAACTTATTAAGGTAGGAAAATTGAAGTTTGTAGATTGAAGCCAGCGACAGGACAGACGGATGGAGAAGATGAAACACGGGAGGGTAAGACGCAGCCACTAAATGCGTCGAAGAACAGTTCGATTGCACTGGATTGACACGCGAGTGCAGGTGCACTTTTGCATGCTCGAGCAGGTCGGTGTTGTGTCGGTGGTCGGGAAAAtgtgcacactcacacaaccaacaacaaaagcacacgGCAATCGACAGCATGCGCTTCGTTGCCCAAAACCCGAAGATGATTATGggccgacgatgatgatgattattgcGCTACCGTTCTTCTACCAGGAACCGCGGGTCGTTCGTTGTCCGGTTTTCCCTAACCCGGCACACTGGGCCGAAAAGTGACGCTCACTTCAACACACTGCAGTACTTgtgctttttccttttgtgcTTTGGTTTGGTGGTATGCGACGGGCGGTGGTATGGTGaccgcgttttccaccgtgTTTTGGTCCTGTTTTTCTCAGTTTTCACGTGCGCGTATATCCTGCAGGGAAAATGTGCactcgcatacacacacagtctCACACcggatcaaaacaaacaaacagcgcGGGATTGACAGCGAAGCGTTTACAGTGCACCTTCAGCGGATTGAAATGAGATTTCACCCTTTCCAGTGCAATCAGAAAAATTTCATATTCTAGGCAACCCGGGCTACCTGTGAGTAGCCAGCAACTTTGGAGGTTTATAACTTATATACTTAATATAATATGAATGCAATATTCTGGTGAAAGTTTAGTCaactcttcttctttctattcAATTTAAAGTGCTGCCTCAACTCTCAGTAATTTCCAAGTTATGAATCTTTAAAGTTGACATATTTGTTTAcgagaaaatgataaaaacctttaaaaatattacttaaGCGCTTTAACAAAATGCCTGCAACAGTGTATAAAACTGTAAACTAAGGATATAATCTGATTTTCTCTAAATTTTACTACTGGTAGGTAAAAAGTTAaaggtgtttttatttgaataaaaaccgTTACAAAAGACTTCGTTaaatgataacaaaaaaataacattctgaaacaaaaaattatgcatggcattaaaataaattattaatattataatCGATTTGGCTTCCCTTTGGAGTCGGTTTTCTGGAATAGGGTTAGGCAATcggtgtgaaaataaaatatattttattttatttctcgaAGAAACTacacaattatattgataaagaCAGGCGAAATGTTACAGTAGTGCCGTGCTACACGATCGGCCTAACTATCCTCACCATACGCAATAAATCTGACGATACTAGGGCCATAAACTTGCCAAACGGGCCAACCTCACCAAGAACAAAATCGGCttacaatttaaaacaacagTTCCCCACGCTCTTTGCAGCAAATAGTATGCTTCTTTCCTACTCATTTAACCCAGCAAAGAAATCCTTTGCATTGACACCCTGCGATGATGGGAGGTTATGCTTCAACGTTCGCTTGTCCGGTTTACTGTTGTACTTGATGCCGTCAAAGTCTTCGAAGTATTTTATGTTCCAGAAGCGCACATCGTTGTCATGCGAGCTGGTCGCTATTAGCTCACCGCTCCCACTGATGTCCATCGTATCGATGGCCATTGAATGCTGACCGACGATACCGAGTACCCGGCCCGGCACCAGATGCATCGCCCGGATAATGCCATCCTCACCGGCCATCACGGCTATCTGTTCCGTTATCGGTACCATGCGGTTTGCGCTTGCTTTCGGACCGGTAAATGCATCGCAGTGGTACGCGAACTGGCCCCAGTTGAAGGTGTAGTAGTTACCTTTCGATGTGCCAACTACAAGCTTGCTTTCGCGCTTGAACGTTCCCATGCAGTTGAGTTCCTCTTCGTAGGGTTCTGATTGAACGTACATTTTACTGGAATGAAGAGCAATAAGTTATACAAATCAACACTCACTTAAAAAGTCTAACTTACCGCTGAGCAATGTTAATCGTCGTTAGCAAACCGTCACCACTCGTCATCAGCAAATACTTCTGTTGCTGACCGTTCGAAAGTATACACGAAATGAAGTCCTCCACCGGTCGCAATCCAAACACGGCATCCCTCTGCCGTACATCCCACAGCTTCACCTCCCCGTCGTCATCACCGGTCGCAAACAAATGTTCACCAAGTACTGCCATCGAGTACACCGGTTCATTGTGTGCCCCTTCCCAGACCCGTTTAAATTTGCCAGTTTCCGTGTCGGCCACCGCAACCGTACGTTCCCGGCCGGACGAGATGATCGAGAGGCCGTCGCGCATAAACTCTACACAACGGATCGCTTTCGTGTGCAGCTCGTGCGTTGCTGTGAGGACGTTctgctcgttcgaatatttgtaCAGTAGCACATCGCCAACAGACGAGCCAACGGCAAGAATATCTTCACACGGATGAAACGATAGGTCCACGACAAAGTCTTCCGTCTGGATGTCGGCTGGTTTTGAGCGTGGTTTTTTAATTTCCGTTATGATCGCTTTTATAACGTCATCTTCCTCCATCTCTTCATCGTAATCGTCAATCACCCGATGGGACGGACCAGACTCGGATGTGCTTTCACCATCTAGGCCCTTTTTTGCGCCCTTATTGCTGGTGGCAGCCTCCGTGTCCGAATCCGAATCGGATGAACTGTTGTTTTCACCGTTTGCTGTCTTTTTCGCAGGATCGGCCTTGTTCCCGCTGACCAAATCGGAACCCGAGCTAGTGTCGGACATTTGACTgtcgtcctcctcctcgtaCGTGTCATCACTGTCCGTATCGTCCATTGTTGCTGAATCGGACACACCGTTTAATACTTCCTCACCGTCCAAATCGTACTCGATTACACCTAAAAGATCTTCAATTTGGGCAGGCAGAAAGTGCGTTGCATCTAGCTGCTCCACGTCAATGTCGGCGTCGTCTTCACTATCGCTTGAGTCACGGAAGTAGGGCGAATGGAAATTCCTCCTGCGAATTGTAAACGTTCCCGCAAGGAAACACTTAGTTTTAGGTTATGGCCTTTCTCACTGTTGCCAGGGAGCGGGCGATCGATTCCGGTGCGATTTGCCGCCGCTACTTACATTCCACCAACGGAAACACAAACTTAAAAACACGGCGGACGAAAATAACTGCTTCTACACTACTGGCGAATGGTGATAGCATCAATTACCAATCACTATTACGGCCGCTACGCATTTTCCAATTCTCTTTATCAACGTGCAAGCGCGGCACACATTCCAATGATGCGTTTTTGTTGTGAcagcagccagcagcagcagaagctttcgtttgttttgacaACATAGTCGATTTCGATGGCAGTTCGGAGCGATAtacttgaaatatttcaccaaaCGTTTGAACATATGTAAAATGCttcatttaaacataaaaactgTTTTACACTTAAATCAGTGGCTGAGTCTCTGTATGAAACAGCTtggtttttccatttttaattttattcaaacacCATAACGATAAACAAGAACGAATTGttttatcaaataatttattctttgAAAAATATCGCTCAAGTTTTACCATGCCGTTCGCTGTTCTACGAAATACGACACGTCAAACGTCAGCCTGTCTGTCAAGCTAACGAAACGTCAGAAAATATTTACGTGAACtggttttatttcgtttttttctgttcgctCTACAAAAGTTGTTCCACCACACAACATTAACATCGGACACGAATAAACGATAGGAAAATAACGCAAGTTTCAGTGCTGTGCATTAACACTTTGCTTTCCGGAAACGGTGTAGTTCAAGttgttgcagttttgctgTGAAAAATCATCACCCGAGATCATCAGACCGAAATGTACCGATGACTCGCTTGCTGGAAGTGACTACGGTGGGAAGTGTGCAATAGGGGGTTGAACTCGTTTTCGAATGGTGTTATCATCGCCAAACTATCGTGCGTACGGGTTGTGATAGAGTGTGATTCACGGGTGTTGATATCCGGATATCCGTTATCACTGTACAACGGTGAGCAGACCCGTCAAGACAACGGAAGAATCCTACCGAAGCAATAACTGCAGAGCGCCCAACGATATCGCTAGCCCTTAGCGAGTTTGGCAAGCAATGACAATGGGAGATGATGCGCCCGTCGTAACATCCCTGGTACTTCCGATTCTGATACGACCAATATTGTCCCAGGTAAGGGAAACCCAAACATCAGCATcaacacaaccaaaacacaaaGGCTTAAGCTATCCGCGGTCGTGTTGGGTCGTCTAAGCTAAGCTGTTCCCGAAAAGGGGCGAAACGATATGGCGATGGTGTCAGGGAAAGTCGTCTTTCTTGTTTTCAGAGCCAGGCGCGGGCAGCCACAAAAGTACGTGCGCGCCTCCCAGCAAGTCCCTCTATGGGTAGACTCGGTCGCAGCGAAGCTGGTCGCGTTTAATGTGTGTACATTTTGCATAAACcacttttttgcttcctgTATTAGGCCGCTTCAAGGTGGGGTTGGAACTTACTCGCACGACACACTAGCTGCAGC encodes the following:
- the LOC126564556 gene encoding WD repeat-containing protein 55 homolog produces the protein MRNFHSPYFRDSSDSEDDADIDVEQLDATHFLPAQIEDLLGVIEYDLDGEEVLNGVSDSATMDDTDSDDTYEEEDDSQMSDTSSGSDLVSGNKADPAKKTANGENNSSSDSDSDTEAATSNKGAKKGLDGESTSESGPSHRVIDDYDEEMEEDDVIKAIITEIKKPRSKPADIQTEDFVVDLSFHPCEDILAVGSSVGDVLLYKYSNEQNVLTATHELHTKAIRCVEFMRDGLSIISSGRERTVAVADTETGKFKRVWEGAHNEPVYSMAVLGEHLFATGDDDGEVKLWDVRQRDAVFGLRPVEDFISCILSNGQQQKYLLMTSGDGLLTTINIAQRKMYVQSEPYEEELNCMGTFKRESKLVVGTSKGNYYTFNWGQFAYHCDAFTGPKASANRMVPITEQIAVMAGEDGIIRAMHLVPGRVLGIVGQHSMAIDTMDISGSGELIATSSHDNDVRFWNIKYFEDFDGIKYNSKPDKRTLKHNLPSSQGVNAKDFFAGLNE
- the LOC126565072 gene encoding beta-1,4-galactosyltransferase 2 — encoded protein: MITFRLSNGVYAYAAYLLLMVYFLWPGRFASLYDYIEGENIYDQLIRKTTKNISLMRNGLRCDYSEVIEENLSLYRPPYTEDIINNNVRLGGEYYPEDCLPSFSTAIIIPYRQRERQLNQFLIYMHNYLRRQRIHYRIFVIEQYDPKPFNRAKLFNIGALIAMGLDYPCLVLHDVDLMPMNLGHLYACSRKPRHMCSSLDVFRYNLPYRGLFGGAVAIESSVFLNINGMSNMFSGWGGEDDDLYGRLQNKQIEICRFSPSYSQYSMLKHRPEAPNKDRVAFLKNGKLRYHTDGLNSLVYKQVGFKLHNLFTHVLVET